Proteins from one Impatiens glandulifera chromosome 2, dImpGla2.1, whole genome shotgun sequence genomic window:
- the LOC124923868 gene encoding pumilio homolog 6, chloroplastic-like isoform X1: MATENPIRIHETSGKWSSSSANMSTDELRLFLRGPRVEGSGRDVIPSRSESAPPTVEGSLSAMGKLYTRQKDLYLKSNSLVGEEQIFGEPYYLPYYGSNVNLNPRLSPPLTSWRNQQTDHVFNSANSDNWRLSSFSQQSRGSLDFTKNKLHTYREDSEDDRSPHGSSAHEAGTSAGFWPGHIETSSSGQYGSLDGLAQEDFVQTISPSLTHESIEEAVEYVADFGSTQNASLNSTNTATSSPSGAGINTDLSKGLVLVSMTATNMPFTPTFSSRVSNDTDVISDSDLASMESKMMTMNLSDEQNLGRHTQTGWQQSHQSNNQLQQLRSQQQRSGFQNANPQFVVPPPINLTIPGMSQFSHGPPSFASAEQHAILNSSGYVNPPYSPVAMASSSTFYPNMHPSGYFSPQYGVGGYTLNTPTVFPTFMPGYPHGAIPVPFDQNSGMANLGGNLHGVDMQQLGNLYGQFGFTMQPMLSNAFQMQYTEQSYRNPYNVPGQFTPLISPVAGGSRIDSQKKGSEFPAGSHHQNIQYQGELGVLHKRGEGYTSHYVNPPSTSLPGSPVPGVGSAGLKNELRFAEGSFKNLGTYSRWQGQRENNNFNTRVHSFLEELKSGRGRRFELSDIAGHIVQFSADQHGSRFIQQKLENCSAEDKASVFKEVLPHASRLIVDVFGNYVIQKFFEYGSTEQRKELADQLASQILSLSLQMYGCRVIQKALDVIELDQKAKLVSELDGHVLKCVHDQNGNHVIQKCIECIPTDKIGFILSAFHGQVETLSMHPYGCRVIQRVLEHCMDQPQSQFIVDEILESVCTLAQNQYGNYVTQHVLQRGDPQERARIISKLSGNVVQMSQHKFASNVVEKCIEHGDFAEREMLIQEITGGKDGSDNLLVMMKDQFANYVIQKLLDTCTDSQREMLFSRIHNHVNALKKYTYGKHIVTRFEQLYGEELAQKSDS, translated from the exons ATGGCAACTGAGAATCCTATTAGAATACACGAGACTAGTGGAAAATGGTCTTCCTCATCTGCAAATATGTCTACAGATGAGTTGCGATTGTTTCTGAGGGGTCCAAGAGTAGAGGGTAGTGGAAGAGATGTGATTCCTAGTAGAAGTGAAAGTGCACCACCAACTGTGGAAGGTTCATTGTCTGCTATGGGTAAACTTTATACTCGTCAGAAGGATTTGTATCTGAAGAGTAATAGTTTAGTAGGTGAAGAACAGATTTTCGGTGAACCGTATTATTTGCCATACTATGGTTCTAATGTTAATTTAAATCCACGGTTGTCACCCCCACTAACTTCGTGGAGGAACCAACAGACCGATCATGTTTTCAATAGTGCTAATAGTGATAATTGGAGGTTGTCATCTTTCAGTCAACAAAGCCGTGGTTCCTTGGATTTCACTAAAAATAAGCTCCATACTTATCGAGAAGATTCTGAAGATGATAGATCACCTCATGGAAGTTCTGCACATGAGGCTGGAACAAGTGCTGGGTTCTGGCCTGGACATATTGAAACATCATCATCTGGTCAATATGGAAGTCTGGATGGACTAGCACAG GAAGATTTTGTTCAAACCATATCACCTTCTTTAACCCATGAATCAATTGAGGAAGCAGTTGAATATGTTGCTGATTTTGGCTCTACGCAAAATGCATCACTGAACTCAACAAACACTGCCACTTCATCTCCTTCAGGTGCTGGGATAAATACCGATCTGTCAAAAGGTCTTGTTTTAGTCTCCATGACTGCAACAAACATGCCGTTTACACCAACTTTTTCCAGTAGGGTGTCAAATGATACTGATGTTATCTCTGACTCGGATCTTGCCTCTATGGAATCTAAGATGATGACAATGAATTTATCTGACGAGCAGAATCTAGGAAGGCATACACAGACGGGCTGGCAACAGAGTCATCAGTCTAATAATCAGCTGCAACAATTACGATCACAGCAACAAAGAAGTGGATTTCAGAATGCCAACCCTCAATTTGTTGTACCTCCTCCAATAAATCTCACAATCCCTGGGATGAGTCAATTTTCACACGGTCCTCCCAGTTTTGCTTCTGCAGAGCAACATGCTATACTTAATTCGTCTGGATATGTGAATCCACCTTATAGCCCCGTTGCTATGGCTTCCTCAAGTACCTTTTACCCAAATATGCATCCTTCTGGTTACTTTTCTCCTCAGTATGGTGTAGGTGGATACACTTTGAATACCCCAACTGTTTTCCCAACATTTATGCCTGGATATCCTCATGGTGCTATTCCTGTGCCATTTGATCAAAACTCAGGCATGGCAAACTTAGGAGGCAACTTGCATGGAGTTGATATGCAACAACTAGGAAATCTCTATGGACAATTCGGTTTCACAATGCAACCAATGCTATCAAATGCTTTTCAAATGCAATATACCGAACAGTCATACAGGAATCCTTACAATGTCCCAGGTCAGTTTACACCCCTCATATCTCCAGTTGCTGGAGGTAGCAGGATTGATTCACAGAAGAAGGGTTCAGAATTTCCAGCTGGCTCACATCACCAGAATATACAATACCAGGGAGAATTGGGTGTTCTTCATAAAAGGGGCGAGGGGTATACAAGTCATTATGTGAATCCTCCAAGCACTAGCCTTCCAGGATCACCAGTTCCTGGGGTTGGCTCAGCTGGATTGAAAAATGAGTTGAGATTTGCTGAAGGTTCTTTTAAAAATCTGGGTACTTATTCCAGATGGCAAGGtcaaagagaaaataataatttcaacaCTAGAGTACACTCTTTCCTTGAAGAGTTGAAATCTGGTAGAGGTCGCAGATTTGAGCTGTCTGATATTGCTGGACATATTGTTCAATTTAG TGCGGATCAGCATGGGAGTCGATTCATTCAACAGAAATTGGAAAATTGCAGTGCAGAAGATAAGGCTTCTGTTTTTAAGGAGGTTCTTCCACATGCCTCCAGGCTCATTGTAGACGTTTTTGGTAATTATGTCATTCAGAAG TTTTTTGAGTATGGAAGCACTGAACAAAGGAAGGAGCTTGCTGATCAACTTGCGAGCCAAATTTTATCACTAAGTCTTCAGATGTACGGCTGCCGTGTAATTCAAAAG GCACTTGATGTTATCGAACTGGATCAGAAAGCAAAGCTTGTGAGTGAGCTGGATGGACATGTTTTGAAATGTGTTCATGATCAGAATGGGAATCATGTTATCCAGAAGTGTATTGAATGTATTCCAACAGATAAGATTGGATTTATTCTTTCTGCTTTTCATGGTCAAGTGGAAACTCTTTCAATGCATCCCTATGGTTGTCGCGTTATTCAG AGGGTACTTGAGCACTGTATGGATCAACCCCAAAGTCAgtttatagtagatgagattTTGGAGTCTGTTTGTACACTTGCCCAAAACCAGTATGGCAACTATGTTACACAG CATGTGTTACAAAGGGGAGATCCTCAAGAAAGAGCCAGGATTATAAGTAAACTATCGGGCAATGTAGTGCAAATGAGCCAGCATAAATTTGCATCGAATGTCGTTGAAAAATGTATAGAGCATGGAGATTTTGCTGAAAGGGAGATGTTAATTCAGGAAATTACTGGCGGCAAAGATGGAAGTGATAACTTATTG GTAATGATGAAAGACCAATTTGCAAACTATGTTATCCAGAAGCTACTAGACACCTGTACCGATAGTCAAAGGGAAATGTTATTTAGCCGCATTCATAACCATGTGAACGCACTGAAGAAGTACACTTATGGAAAACATATAGTGACTCGATTTGAACAGCTATATGGAGAAG AATTGGCGCAGAAATCTGATTCATGA
- the LOC124923868 gene encoding pumilio homolog 5-like isoform X2 produces MATENPIRIHETSGKWSSSSANMSTDELRLFLRGPRVEGSGRDVIPSRSESAPPTVEGSLSAMGKLYTRQKDLYLKSNSLVGEEQIFGEPYYLPYYGSNVNLNPRLSPPLTSWRNQQTDHVFNSANSDNWRLSSFSQQSRGSLDFTKNKLHTYREDSEDDRSPHGSSAHEAGTSAGFWPGHIETSSSGQYGSLDGLAQEDFVQTISPSLTHESIEEAVEYVADFGSTQNASLNSTNTATSSPSGAGINTDLSKGLVLVSMTATNMPFTPTFSSRVSNDTDVISDSDLASMESKMMTMNLSDEQNLGRHTQTGWQQSHQSNNQLQQLRSQQQRSGFQNANPQFVVPPPINLTIPGMSQFSHGPPSFASAEQHAILNSSGYVNPPYSPVAMASSSTFYPNMHPSGYFSPQYGVGGYTLNTPTVFPTFMPGYPHGAIPVPFDQNSGMANLGGNLHGVDMQQLGNLYGQFGFTMQPMLSNAFQMQYTEQSYRNPYNVPGQFTPLISPVAGGSRIDSQKKGSEFPAGSHHQNIQYQGELGVLHKRGEGYTSHYVNPPSTSLPGSPVPGVGSAGLKNELRFAEGSFKNLGTYSRWQGQRENNNFNTRVHSFLEELKSGRGRRFELSDIAGHIVQFSADQHGSRFIQQKLENCSAEDKASVFKEVLPHASRLIVDVFGNYVIQKFFEYGSTEQRKELADQLASQILSLSLQMYGCRVIQKALDVIELDQKAKLVSELDGHVLKCVHDQNGNHVIQKCIECIPTDKIGFILSAFHGQVETLSMHPYGCRVIQHVLQRGDPQERARIISKLSGNVVQMSQHKFASNVVEKCIEHGDFAEREMLIQEITGGKDGSDNLLVMMKDQFANYVIQKLLDTCTDSQREMLFSRIHNHVNALKKYTYGKHIVTRFEQLYGEELAQKSDS; encoded by the exons ATGGCAACTGAGAATCCTATTAGAATACACGAGACTAGTGGAAAATGGTCTTCCTCATCTGCAAATATGTCTACAGATGAGTTGCGATTGTTTCTGAGGGGTCCAAGAGTAGAGGGTAGTGGAAGAGATGTGATTCCTAGTAGAAGTGAAAGTGCACCACCAACTGTGGAAGGTTCATTGTCTGCTATGGGTAAACTTTATACTCGTCAGAAGGATTTGTATCTGAAGAGTAATAGTTTAGTAGGTGAAGAACAGATTTTCGGTGAACCGTATTATTTGCCATACTATGGTTCTAATGTTAATTTAAATCCACGGTTGTCACCCCCACTAACTTCGTGGAGGAACCAACAGACCGATCATGTTTTCAATAGTGCTAATAGTGATAATTGGAGGTTGTCATCTTTCAGTCAACAAAGCCGTGGTTCCTTGGATTTCACTAAAAATAAGCTCCATACTTATCGAGAAGATTCTGAAGATGATAGATCACCTCATGGAAGTTCTGCACATGAGGCTGGAACAAGTGCTGGGTTCTGGCCTGGACATATTGAAACATCATCATCTGGTCAATATGGAAGTCTGGATGGACTAGCACAG GAAGATTTTGTTCAAACCATATCACCTTCTTTAACCCATGAATCAATTGAGGAAGCAGTTGAATATGTTGCTGATTTTGGCTCTACGCAAAATGCATCACTGAACTCAACAAACACTGCCACTTCATCTCCTTCAGGTGCTGGGATAAATACCGATCTGTCAAAAGGTCTTGTTTTAGTCTCCATGACTGCAACAAACATGCCGTTTACACCAACTTTTTCCAGTAGGGTGTCAAATGATACTGATGTTATCTCTGACTCGGATCTTGCCTCTATGGAATCTAAGATGATGACAATGAATTTATCTGACGAGCAGAATCTAGGAAGGCATACACAGACGGGCTGGCAACAGAGTCATCAGTCTAATAATCAGCTGCAACAATTACGATCACAGCAACAAAGAAGTGGATTTCAGAATGCCAACCCTCAATTTGTTGTACCTCCTCCAATAAATCTCACAATCCCTGGGATGAGTCAATTTTCACACGGTCCTCCCAGTTTTGCTTCTGCAGAGCAACATGCTATACTTAATTCGTCTGGATATGTGAATCCACCTTATAGCCCCGTTGCTATGGCTTCCTCAAGTACCTTTTACCCAAATATGCATCCTTCTGGTTACTTTTCTCCTCAGTATGGTGTAGGTGGATACACTTTGAATACCCCAACTGTTTTCCCAACATTTATGCCTGGATATCCTCATGGTGCTATTCCTGTGCCATTTGATCAAAACTCAGGCATGGCAAACTTAGGAGGCAACTTGCATGGAGTTGATATGCAACAACTAGGAAATCTCTATGGACAATTCGGTTTCACAATGCAACCAATGCTATCAAATGCTTTTCAAATGCAATATACCGAACAGTCATACAGGAATCCTTACAATGTCCCAGGTCAGTTTACACCCCTCATATCTCCAGTTGCTGGAGGTAGCAGGATTGATTCACAGAAGAAGGGTTCAGAATTTCCAGCTGGCTCACATCACCAGAATATACAATACCAGGGAGAATTGGGTGTTCTTCATAAAAGGGGCGAGGGGTATACAAGTCATTATGTGAATCCTCCAAGCACTAGCCTTCCAGGATCACCAGTTCCTGGGGTTGGCTCAGCTGGATTGAAAAATGAGTTGAGATTTGCTGAAGGTTCTTTTAAAAATCTGGGTACTTATTCCAGATGGCAAGGtcaaagagaaaataataatttcaacaCTAGAGTACACTCTTTCCTTGAAGAGTTGAAATCTGGTAGAGGTCGCAGATTTGAGCTGTCTGATATTGCTGGACATATTGTTCAATTTAG TGCGGATCAGCATGGGAGTCGATTCATTCAACAGAAATTGGAAAATTGCAGTGCAGAAGATAAGGCTTCTGTTTTTAAGGAGGTTCTTCCACATGCCTCCAGGCTCATTGTAGACGTTTTTGGTAATTATGTCATTCAGAAG TTTTTTGAGTATGGAAGCACTGAACAAAGGAAGGAGCTTGCTGATCAACTTGCGAGCCAAATTTTATCACTAAGTCTTCAGATGTACGGCTGCCGTGTAATTCAAAAG GCACTTGATGTTATCGAACTGGATCAGAAAGCAAAGCTTGTGAGTGAGCTGGATGGACATGTTTTGAAATGTGTTCATGATCAGAATGGGAATCATGTTATCCAGAAGTGTATTGAATGTATTCCAACAGATAAGATTGGATTTATTCTTTCTGCTTTTCATGGTCAAGTGGAAACTCTTTCAATGCATCCCTATGGTTGTCGCGTTATTCAG CATGTGTTACAAAGGGGAGATCCTCAAGAAAGAGCCAGGATTATAAGTAAACTATCGGGCAATGTAGTGCAAATGAGCCAGCATAAATTTGCATCGAATGTCGTTGAAAAATGTATAGAGCATGGAGATTTTGCTGAAAGGGAGATGTTAATTCAGGAAATTACTGGCGGCAAAGATGGAAGTGATAACTTATTG GTAATGATGAAAGACCAATTTGCAAACTATGTTATCCAGAAGCTACTAGACACCTGTACCGATAGTCAAAGGGAAATGTTATTTAGCCGCATTCATAACCATGTGAACGCACTGAAGAAGTACACTTATGGAAAACATATAGTGACTCGATTTGAACAGCTATATGGAGAAG AATTGGCGCAGAAATCTGATTCATGA
- the LOC124927960 gene encoding villin-4-like, which produces MSVSMRDLDPAFQGAGQKAGTEVWRIENFRPVIVPKSSHGKFFTGDSYVILKTTALRSGALHHDIHYWLGKNTSQDEAGVAAVKTVELDAALGGRAVQYREVQGHETEKFLSYFKPCIIPLEGGVASGFKHVEEEEYKTKLFVCKGKHVVHVKEVPFARSSLSQDDIFILDTKSKIFQFNGSNSSIQERAKSLEVVQYIKDNYHEGKCDIATIEGGKLMADAESGEFWGFFGGFAPLPRKTTHDDDNSKEAAPTKLFRVVKGQAVLVEADSLTRDLLDTTNCFILDCGLEVFVWMGRSTSLDERKSASGATEEHVSSLNRKDCHIVRVIEGFETVMFRSKFDSWKQSSEVAVSEEGRGKVAALLKRQGVNVKGLLKAAPPKQEPQPFIDCTGKLQVWHISGQGKTLLSTSAQSKFYSGDCYIFQYTYPGEDKEEYLIGTWFGKQSVQEDQASAVSQASKMVESLKFQAVQARFYEGNEPIQFLSIFQSFVVYKGGKSEAYKKYVSEQELPDKTYSEEGLALFRLQGSGPENMQAIQVEPVASSLNSSYCYILHDGSTLFTWSGSLTTSVDQELIERLLDVIKPNMQSKPQKEGVESEQFWDLLGGKSEYPSQKLGRVAEGDPHLFTCAYTKGNLKVTEIYNYSQDDLMTEDIFILDCHSDIFIWVGQEVNSKTKIQALSIAEKFIQCDFLLDKLSHEAPVYIVMEGSEPPFFTRFFEWDSSKSSIPGNSFQRKLAMVKSGGAPPLDKPKRRVTVAYSGRSSTIPDKSQRTRSMSFSPERVRVRGRSPAFNALAANFENANARNLSTPPPIVRKIYPKSVTPDSTTVAPRSSVISSIGSTFEKPSQQTIIPRVVRVLPEVSKPKPETNSKDNPISSKIDVSTIQEDVKENDAEDDDGLPVYPYDRLKTTSTDPIAEIDITKRETYLSSQEFREKFGMTKDAFLKLPKWKQNKLKMSLHLF; this is translated from the exons ATGTCTGTTTCAATGAGAGATTTAGATCCAGCTTTCCAGGGAGCTGGACAAAAGGC CGGGACTGAAGTATGGAGAATTGAAAATTTTCGTCCGGTGATTGTGCCTAAGTCCTCTCATGGAAAGTTTTTTACAGGGGACTCATATGTCATTTTGAAG ACAACTGCTCTACGAAGTGGTGCCTTGCATCATGATATCCATTATTGGCTCGGTAAAAATACCAGCCAg GACGAAGCTGGTGTTGCTGCTGTCAAAACTGTTGAACTTGATGCAGCTCTAGGTGGGCGTGCTGTTCAGTATCGGGAGGTACAAGGCCATGAAACTGAGAAATTCTTATCTTATTTCAAGCCATGTATTATACCCCTAGAAGGTGGGGTAGCATCTGGATTTAAGCATGTAGAGGAAGAAGAGTACAAGACAAAGCTGTTTGTTTGCAAAGGAAAGCATGTTGTTCATGTTAAAGAG GTTCCATTTGCCCGCTCATCACTCAGTCAGGATGACATCTTTATCCTGGATACAAAGTCGAAAATATTTCAGTTCAATGGATCAAACTCTTCCATACAAGAGAGGGCAAAATCCCTGGAAGTAGTCCAATACATTAAAGATAATTACCATGAAGGAAAATGTGACATAGCTACTATTG AGGGTGGAAAATTGATGGCTGATGCTGAAAGTGGTGAATTTTGGGGTTTCTTTGGTGGCTTTGCTCCACTTCCTAGGAAAACAACCCATGATGACGATAACTCTAAAGAGGCTGCTCCCACCAAGCTATTTAG AGTAGTAAAGGGGCAAGCAGTGCTTGTGGAGGCTGATTCTTTGACAAGGGATCTGTTAGACACCACAAATTGTTTTATTCTGGACTGTGGACTGGAAGTCTTTGTCTGGATGGGTAGAAGTACTTCTcttgatgaaagaaaaagtgCAAGTGGAGCTACAGAG GAACATGTCAGCAGCCTTAATCGAAAAGATTGTCATATAGTCCGTGTCATTGAGGGTTTCGAGACAGTTATGTTCAGGTCAAAATTTGATTCTTGGAAGCAATCCTCTGAGGTAGCAGTATCTGAAGAAGGAAGAGGAAAGGTTGCAG CACTTCTAAAACGTCAAGGAGTGAATGTAAAGGGTCTACTGAAAGCTGCTCCTCCTAAACAAGAACCTCAGCCGTTTATTGACTGCACAGGAAAGCTACAG GTTTGGCATATAAGTGGGCAGGGAAAGACTCTCCTTTCAACCTCTGctcaatcaaaattttatagtGGAGATTGTTACATCTTTCAATATACTTACCCAGGAGAAGACAAGGAGGAATATCTTATAGGGACCTGGTTTGGCAAGCAAAGTGTTCAG GAAGATCAAGCTTCAGCTGTTTCTCAGGCTAGCAAGATGGTCGAGTCCCTTAAGTTTCAAGCTGTCCAG GCACGCTTTTATGAGGGCAATGAACCGATTCAGTTCTTGTCTATCTTTCAGAGCTTTGTTGTTTACAAG GGTGGTAAGAGTGAGGCATACAAGAAGTACGTTTCAGAGCAAGAACTCCCAGACAAGACATATTCAGAGGAAGGACTTGCACTATTTCGTCTTCAGGGTTCAGGGCCTGAAAATATGCAAGCAATTCAAGTTGAACCT GTGGCATCGTCTCTAAACTCCTCCTATTGCTACATACTGCACGATGGTTCTACATTGTTTACGTGGTCTGGAAGCCTTACAACCTCAGTGGACCAGGAACTTATTGAGAGGCTGCTGGATGTGATAAAG CCAAACATGCAGTCCAAACCACAGAAAGAAGGTGTAGAGTCTGAACAATTTTGGGATTTGCTGGGTGGAAAATCTGAATATCCCAGCCAAAAGCTTGGAAGAGTTGCTGAAGGTGATCCTCATTTGTTCACATGTGCTTATACAAAAG GAAATCTAAAG gtGACAGAAATATATAACTACAGTCAAGATGACTTGATGACAGAAGATATATTTATCCTGGACTGCCATTCAGATATTTTCATCTGGGTTGGCCAAGAGGTCAATTCCAAGACTAAGATTCAGGCATTGAGTATTGCAGAG AAATTTATTCAGTGTGATTTTCTTCTGGATAAACTATCTCATGAAGCTCCAGTTTATATTGTAATGGAAGGAAGTGAACCACCTTTCTTCACACGGTTCTTTGAATGGGACTCCTCAAAATCTTCA ATTCCTGGAAACTCATTTCAGCGGAAACTTGCTATGGTCAAAAGTGGGGGTGCTCCACCTTTAGAT AAGCCTAAAAGGAGGGTAACAGTGGCATACAGCGGACGGTCCAGCACAATTCCTGATAAATCCCAACGTACTCGAAGCATGTCATTCAGTCCTGAACGAGTAAGAGTGAGGGGAAGATCTCCAGCCTTCAATGCATTAGCTGCTAACTTTGAGAATGCAAATGCAAGGAATCTTTCAACACCTCCGCCAATTGTGAGAAAGATTTACCCAAAGTCTGTAACTCCCGATTCCACAACCGTGGCTCCTAGATCATCTGTCATTTCTTCAATCGGTTCaacatttgaaaaaccttctcAACAAACTATTATACCACGCGTTGTCAGAG TGCTTCCCGAAGTCTCTAAGCCAAAACCCGAGACAAATTCTAAGGATAACCCTATAAGCAGCAAAATAGATGTCTCAACCATACAGGAAGACGTAAAAGAGAATGATGCTGAAGATGATGATGGGCTGCCTGTATACCCGTATGATCGACTTAAAACGACATCAACAGATCCGATTGCAGAAATTGACATCACCAAACGAGAg ACATATCTGTCTTCTCAAGAGTTCAGGGAGAAATTTGGGATGACAAAAGATGCTTTTCTTAAACTGCCAAAATGGAAGCAAAACAAACTGAAAATGTCCCTTCACTTGTTTTGA